One window of the Acidobacteriota bacterium genome contains the following:
- a CDS encoding DUF4177 domain-containing protein, with protein MKWEYRTVDWGEIRKIGARITGEDFIDANVDAGLNSLGQEGWELVSVYVDGYAVHRTNKGEELLSSSRYVKYTFKRPA; from the coding sequence ATGAAGTGGGAATATAGGACGGTAGATTGGGGCGAAATTCGCAAAATTGGCGCTCGCATTACCGGCGAAGATTTTATTGACGCCAATGTGGATGCCGGCCTGAATTCGCTTGGACAGGAAGGGTGGGAATTGGTTAGCGTTTACGTTGACGGGTACGCAGTACATCGCACCAACAAAGGTGAAGAATTGCTTTCCAGCAGCCGTTACGTCAAATACACATTCAAACGGCCAGCCTAG
- a CDS encoding CPBP family intramembrane metalloprotease gives MQLPQNIQPISLPASAIGGQPPVAIPSEKPSSAWLDLFWAFLVWGFSGAFALGLEAITRLSYYISGTPLPDIKITPLLAIVTLVLTLIMQIVGLGASWMYVTRFGRKPFFRTLGWRWHPQFRWGHSIALAFLMFGVAWVISKLLPHRETDLDKILKLGIWVRVFVVVLAVLMAPLVEEIVYRGVVYSAVERLGGKVVGVLTVTAIFALVHVPQYWGSAAAIASIVSLSLVLTLLRAWTGSLLPSVATHLTFNGVQALGILFLPEKMLDEPTQKAVIILLGHWLGLH, from the coding sequence ATGCAATTGCCCCAAAATATCCAACCTATCAGTTTGCCGGCCAGCGCGATTGGCGGTCAACCGCCGGTTGCCATTCCTTCAGAAAAGCCAAGCTCTGCCTGGCTGGATTTGTTTTGGGCCTTTTTGGTCTGGGGATTCAGCGGCGCCTTTGCGTTGGGGTTGGAGGCGATAACGCGACTTTCATATTACATCAGTGGCACACCGCTGCCGGACATCAAAATCACACCGCTGCTGGCGATTGTGACTTTGGTGTTGACCTTGATCATGCAAATCGTGGGTCTTGGGGCAAGCTGGATGTACGTGACGCGATTCGGACGGAAACCTTTTTTCCGGACATTGGGATGGCGATGGCATCCACAATTTCGCTGGGGCCATTCGATCGCTTTGGCGTTTTTGATGTTCGGCGTTGCCTGGGTCATTTCAAAATTGCTGCCACATCGAGAAACCGATCTGGACAAGATTCTCAAGCTGGGAATTTGGGTTCGCGTATTTGTGGTTGTGCTGGCTGTTTTGATGGCACCGCTGGTTGAAGAAATCGTTTATCGCGGTGTGGTGTATTCGGCAGTCGAGCGATTGGGAGGAAAAGTCGTCGGCGTTCTCACGGTCACGGCAATTTTCGCTCTGGTTCATGTGCCACAGTACTGGGGCAGCGCCGCGGCAATTGCCAGTATTGTTTCACTGAGCCTGGTGTTGACATTGCTCAGAGCCTGGACGGGATCATTGCTGCCCAGTGTCGCGACGCATTTAACCTTCAATGGAGTTCAGGCGCTTGGGATATTATTTTTGCCGGAAAAAATGTTGGATGAGCCTACGCAAAAAGCTGTGATAATTTTGTTGGGGCATTGGCTGGGTCTGCATTAA
- a CDS encoding M28 family peptidase, with protein sequence MFRSTVLFLAALMLFACQNGSTTSQPIVEATPTAKSEPDKPKTTSFDAERAFNNVKTQVEFGPRPAGSPAIEKTREFLVKELKSYGLTPTLDEFTDTTPHGKTKFKNVIAELPGDSPNTIIISSHYDTKEFKEFKFVGANDGGSSTGILLEIARVMAADKQKRKFTYQFVFFDGEEAFCHEWSECLNGKDNTYGSRHYVEKLKKEKQTDRIKAMILLDMVGDKDLVIPREENSSAWLVNAIWDTAREIGHAKHFPSRTQYTTDDHIAFLQASIPAVDLIDFEYGGADSPYWHTAEDTLDKISAQSLKVVGDVILLSLPKIEAQIR encoded by the coding sequence ATGTTCCGTTCAACTGTACTCTTTCTTGCTGCATTGATGCTGTTTGCCTGTCAAAATGGTTCGACAACCTCCCAACCGATCGTCGAAGCAACGCCAACGGCGAAAAGCGAACCTGATAAACCCAAGACGACCTCTTTTGACGCTGAGCGCGCTTTCAACAATGTAAAAACTCAGGTTGAGTTTGGCCCGCGCCCGGCAGGTTCCCCGGCGATTGAGAAAACGCGTGAATTCCTGGTGAAAGAACTGAAAAGTTACGGCTTGACTCCCACGTTGGACGAATTCACAGACACGACACCGCACGGCAAAACCAAGTTCAAAAATGTCATTGCCGAACTTCCGGGGGATTCGCCAAACACGATCATCATCAGCAGTCATTATGACACCAAGGAATTCAAGGAATTCAAGTTCGTGGGCGCGAATGACGGCGGATCGAGCACAGGCATTTTGCTGGAAATCGCGCGCGTGATGGCCGCCGATAAACAGAAACGGAAATTTACATATCAATTCGTATTCTTTGACGGCGAAGAAGCTTTTTGCCACGAATGGAGCGAATGCCTGAACGGCAAGGACAACACTTACGGCAGCCGCCATTACGTCGAGAAGTTGAAGAAAGAAAAGCAAACGGATCGAATCAAGGCGATGATTCTGCTGGATATGGTTGGCGATAAAGATTTGGTGATTCCGCGCGAAGAAAATTCTTCCGCCTGGCTGGTTAATGCGATTTGGGACACTGCCAGGGAAATTGGCCACGCCAAACATTTCCCCAGTCGTACCCAGTACACAACAGATGATCATATTGCCTTTCTTCAAGCGAGCATCCCAGCAGTGGATTTAATTGATTTTGAGTATGGTGGCGCGGACAGCCCGTATTGGCATACCGCAGAAGACACGTTGGATAAAATCAGCGCGCAAAGCCTGAAGGTCGTTGGAGATGTTATTTTGCTGAGCTTGCCGAAAATTGAGGCTCAGATTCGATGA